From Catharus ustulatus isolate bCatUst1 chromosome 24, bCatUst1.pri.v2, whole genome shotgun sequence, the proteins below share one genomic window:
- the ENO1 gene encoding alpha-enolase, whose translation MSITKIHAREIFDSRGNPTVEVDLYTNKGLFRAAVPSGASTGIYEALELRDNDKTRYMGKGVSKAVEHVNKTIAPALISKNINVVEQEKIDKLMLEMDGTENKSKFGANAILGVSLAVCKAGAAEKGVPLYRHIADLAGNPEVILPVPAFNVINGGSHAGNKLAMQEFMILPVGADSFKDAMRVGAEVYHNLKNVIKEKYGKDATNVGDEGGFAPNILENKEALELLKTAIAKAGYTDKVVIGMDVAASEFYRDGKYDLDFKSPDDPSRYISPDQLADLYKGFVKNYPVVSIEDPFDQDDWGAWKKFTGSVNIQVVGDDLTVTNPKRIAKAVEEKACNCLLLKVNQIGSVTESLQACKLAQSNGWGVMVSHRSGETEDTFIADLVVGLCTGQIKTGAPCRSERLAKYNQLLRIEEELGSKARFAGRNFRNPRVN comes from the exons GTCtgttcagagctgctgttcccagcGGTGCCTCCACTGGGATCTACGAGGCTCTGGAGCTCCGTGACAATGACAAGACACGCTACATGGGCAAAG GTGTCTCAAAAGCTGTTGAGCACGTCAATAAAACGATTGCCCCTGCACTGATTAGCAAG AATATAAATGTTGTGGAGCAGGAAAAGATTGACAAGCTGATGCTGGAAATGGATGGGACAGAGAACAAAT CCAAATTTGGTGCCAATGCCATCCTGGGGGTGTCTCTGGCTGTGTGCaaagctggtgctgcagagaaGGGAGTTCCCCTGTACCGTCACATCGCTGACCTGGCTGGGAATCCCGAGGTCATTCTGCCAGTTCCT GCTTTCAACGTGATCAACGGGGGCTCCCACGCTGGGAACAAGCTGGCCATGCAGGAGTTCATGATCCTGCCTGTGGGTGCTGACAGCTTCAAGGACGCCATGAGGGTCGGGGCAGAGGTCTACCACAACCTCAAGAATGTCATCAAGGAGAAGTATGGCAAGGATGCAACCAACGTGGGGGATGAGGGTGGCTTTGCCCCCAACAtcctggaaaacaaagagg ctctggagctgctcaagACAGCCATTGCCAAGGCTGGCTACACTGACAAGGTGGTGATTGGCATGGACGTGGCGGCCTCCGAGTTCTACCGCGACGGCAAGTACGACCTGGACTTCAAATCCCCCGATGACCCCAGCAGATACATCTCTCCTGACCAGCTGGCTGACCTGTACAAGGGCTTTGTCAAGAACTACCCTG TGGTGTCCATTGAAGACCCCTTCGACCAGGATGACTGGGGTGCCTGGAAGAAGTTCACTGGCAGTGTCAACATCCAGGTGGTTGGTGATGATCTGACTGTGACCAACCCAAAGAGAATTGCCAAGGCTGTGGAGGAGAAGGCCTGCAACTGCCTCCTGCTCAAGGTCAACCAGATTGGCTCCGTGACAGAGTCCCTGCAGGC CTGCAAGCTGGCCCAGTCCAACGGCTGGGGTGTGATGGTGAGCCACCGCTCTGGAGAGACAGAAGACACCTTCATTGCTGACCTGGTGGTGGGGCTCTGCACTGGCCAG ATCAAAACCGGTGCCCCGTGCCGATCCGAGCGTCTGGCCAAGTACAACCAGCTGCTGAG AATTGAGGAGGAGCTCGGCAGCAAGGCTCGCTTTGCTGGGAGGAACTTCAGGAACCCTCGTGTCAACTAA